A region of Vitis riparia cultivar Riparia Gloire de Montpellier isolate 1030 chromosome 1, EGFV_Vit.rip_1.0, whole genome shotgun sequence DNA encodes the following proteins:
- the LOC117920742 gene encoding (13S,14R)-1,13-dihydroxy-N-methylcanadine 13-O-acetyltransferase AT1-like, with product MEIMKLEIISRQTIKPSSPTPDSKKIYKLSLLDLLTANRIYVPIIFFYQNKEGDNSVDVAQISSVLKKSLSETPTHYYPLAARMKDGVTVECNDEGAYFSEARVDFHLEGFLKHPEARDDLDLLVPGEIQSNSSDMGSLLLIQITVFSCGGIAIGLRSVRKVADAHSISAFLNDWTTMAPKSGEEISAKLTTFFQPGDSLSMPEA from the coding sequence ATGGAAATCATGAAACTGGAGATAATATCCAGACAAACCATCAAACCCTCCTCTCCCACCCCAGAttccaaaaaaatttacaagCTCTCCTTATTAGATCTACTTACTGCTAATCGCATTTATGTGCCTATCATCTTCTTCTACCAGAACAAGGAAGGGGATAACTCAGTTGATGTCGCCCAAATATCAAGTGTGCTCAAGAAATCCCTATCTGAAACCCCAACCCATTACTATCCACTGGCTGCAAGGATGAAAGATGGAGTTACGGTTGAGTGCAACGATGAGGGAGCCTATTTTTCCGAAGCCCGAGTTGATTTTCACCTGGAAGGATTTCTAAAACATCCGGAGGCTCGGGATGATTTAGACCTGCTTGTGCCAGGGGAAATCCAATCGAACAGCTCGGACATGGGCAGTTTACTGCTTATTCAGATCACCGTTTTCAGCTGTGGAGGAATTGCGATTGGGCTGCGTTCGGTACGCAAGGTTGCTGATGCCCACAGCATAAGTGCCTTCTTAAATGACTGGACCACGATGGCACCTAAATCTGGTGAGGAAATCTCCGCTAAGTTAACTACTTTCTTCCAACCCGGTGATTCATTGAGCATGCCTGAAGCTTAG
- the LOC117920733 gene encoding tabersonine-19-hydroxy-O-acetyltransferase-like — MATQSGVENPTRAEVVAALIYRCAVSASKVSSGSLKPSVLRQIMNLRKKIVPPLPEKSFGNLLWTCGIHTARESEIEFHALVGQLKAGWAHFCDTYGKIFTGQELIRLMFKEEAKSAHSNDNHHVNMYRCTSWCRSSLYQTDFGWGKPIWLSPTGVGSKNIICLTDTREGGGIEAFVTLEEQEMAVFERDEELLQFSSLN; from the coding sequence ATGGCGACTCAGTCTGGAGTGGAAAATCCCACGCGGGCCGAAGTTGTGGCTGCACTTATTTACAGATGTGCGGTTTCTGCATCTAAAGTGAGCTCAGGTTCTCTAAAGCCATCTGTTCTACGCCAAATTATGAACTTGCGGAAAAAGATTGTCCCACCATTGCCAGAGAAGTCTTTTGGAAACTTACTTTGGACTTGTGGGATACACACTGCACGAGAGAGTGAGATTGAGTTTCATGCCTTGGTGGGTCAGTTGAAGGCAGGGTGGGCACATTTCTGTGATACCTATGGGAAAATTTTCACAGGACAAGAACTGATACGACTCATGTTCAAGGAAGAGGCTAAATCAGCCCATTCCAACGATAATCACCATGTCAATATGTATAGATGCACTAGTTGGTGTAGGTCTTCATTATACCAAACCGACTTTGGATGGGGAAAACCCATATGGCTAAGTCCTACAGGCGTTGGTTCAAAGAATATAATCTGTTTGACTGATACCAGAGAAGGGGGTGGAATTGAAGCATTTGTTACTCTTGAAGAACAAGAGATGGCTGTATTTGAACGTGATGAGGAGCTCCTTCAATTCTCCTCTTTGAATTAA